A window from Desulfurobacterium indicum encodes these proteins:
- a CDS encoding tetratricopeptide repeat protein: MLNLPGIPKFSKKEALSGSDSKKRLEVLKQLAKIKVFSNTEIFVFVLLFIVLAAFLFPRGELTEAILNGKENLNFGLSRVYIESLLKIKKDPKLIMVLIKNDIKSGNVKEAEKLLQELEKLKNSPISKEELLKLKLAILEEKYALASPDSKNTIKKQIKNTIKYLVVTNFNPETIKKIYNEALKLGFIDIAYIAADKLAAADKNPIIWHKKAFKLAVTLKNYDEAFKHIDFLINHSRGSKKIKFLQKAFNLSVAIGNYDRGYLYGEHLLKSKNFSRKDVNTLINMALAVKDYNSAFKYAYEAFKTTGEKYYFKKAIQIALWAGKKELVKHLITKYGMHYLNDPDMTLFLLKTSMALNDRNLSQQLASEAVKIYGGKR, from the coding sequence ATGTTAAATCTTCCGGGAATCCCGAAATTTTCAAAGAAGGAAGCATTATCCGGTTCCGATTCAAAGAAAAGACTGGAAGTATTGAAGCAACTTGCAAAAATTAAAGTTTTTTCCAACACAGAAATTTTTGTTTTTGTCCTTTTGTTTATAGTATTGGCTGCTTTTCTTTTTCCAAGAGGAGAACTTACCGAAGCCATATTAAATGGAAAGGAAAATTTAAATTTCGGACTTTCAAGAGTATACATAGAAAGCCTTCTTAAAATAAAAAAAGATCCTAAACTCATTATGGTATTAATAAAAAATGATATAAAGAGTGGAAACGTAAAAGAAGCAGAAAAACTTTTGCAAGAACTGGAAAAGTTAAAAAATTCACCAATTTCTAAAGAAGAACTTCTAAAATTAAAACTTGCAATCCTTGAGGAAAAATATGCTCTGGCAAGTCCGGATAGTAAAAACACCATCAAAAAACAGATCAAAAACACCATCAAATACTTGGTTGTGACAAATTTCAATCCAGAGACAATCAAAAAGATCTATAATGAAGCTCTAAAGCTTGGCTTCATAGACATAGCATATATTGCAGCAGACAAACTGGCAGCCGCAGACAAAAATCCGATAATCTGGCATAAAAAAGCATTTAAACTTGCCGTAACCCTTAAAAATTACGATGAAGCTTTCAAACATATAGATTTTTTAATAAATCACTCCCGGGGAAGTAAAAAAATAAAATTTTTGCAAAAGGCATTTAATCTCTCGGTTGCAATAGGAAATTATGACAGAGGGTACCTCTACGGAGAACATCTTCTAAAGAGCAAAAACTTTTCCAGAAAAGATGTAAACACTCTAATTAACATGGCGCTTGCAGTAAAAGACTACAACAGCGCATTCAAGTATGCTTATGAAGCCTTCAAAACAACCGGAGAGAAGTATTACTTCAAAAAAGCCATACAAATAGCTCTCTGGGCAGGGAAAAAAGAGCTGGTGAAACATCTTATAACAAAATACGGAATGCACTATCTAAACGATCCTGACATGACACTGTTTTTACTCAAAACATCTATGGCACTAAACGACAGAAATCTTTCTCAACAGCTTGCCAGTGAAGCCGTAAAAATCTACGGGGGTAAAAGGTGA
- a CDS encoding endo alpha-1,4 polygalactosaminidase, translating into MKFITGLLCLFSIFIGNFAYGGNKPSVAVMYSNPPEEILYLYDWIIVDPTTFDIKFHKEKYYMKRHGKIIAYVSLGEDNENHMPQTCIIGKNNTWKSKIIDIRKPECQEKIFKRIKILSKDYDGFMLDTLDSYQLVLPKKEWKNYENAEAELIQKIKELYPEKILILNRPFRIFSKVKKFINGVVAESLFYGLNKNHDYIKMPENGTQWLINKLTGIKNSGIPVIVIDYTDNRTVAMQDAEKIENLEFIPWVTDKNLKHIGEGIYHFIPRKIAVIYDETIDDNPAHQMAQLPLEWLGYAPVLFKYNSKNLPELDDSYRGILIWLMNGIKPENRKTFENWLLKEIKTGKKVFLVDPYNLFDYNFLKRLGIKAFDNKAPVTTEFKLIKSPADFGFEIEGKPEPTDILLKPFNGTPIVKYENRVGQPFVPAALMNWGGYANQDILIKTMQDITLWVLNPFSLFQKIYGYIPAYDVTTENGRRIMTVHIDGDGFEGKADFPPFKFSGEVIRDEIIKKYPVPHTASVIVGVITDLHPKLSKKFKEIANSIFSLKNVEPASHSYSHPFDWYDTLRMSEGLPPQNKGLEYGHNLPIPGYKPSLNKEIIWSINYINRYLTPKNKKAKVFLWTGDCVPPKEAIELTYRAKVYNVNGGDTSATFNSPFLYLISPMGINKGKYFQVYAPVQNENIYTNLWRNFGGYVRVIQTFKLTDKPRRLKPINLYYHWYSGQKIASLKALKKVYKWALSQKPIPEYLSNYAQKVMEFRGAALAKRKGKWIFKTAGGLRTIRIPVSKGYPDIKNSKGVIGYRKINNSLYINLDNSGNYELKFSKTDKNPFVVIESNGIVTDFKKEKGNYKISFKGYIPLEITIREEGCDVKSSGNPEIFKEGSIIRFRFKEKTGSIEATCKN; encoded by the coding sequence ATGAAATTCATTACAGGACTTTTATGCTTATTTAGCATTTTTATAGGAAACTTCGCATACGGAGGAAACAAACCATCAGTGGCAGTAATGTATTCAAATCCTCCTGAAGAAATCCTTTACCTTTATGACTGGATAATCGTTGATCCTACAACTTTTGATATAAAATTCCATAAAGAAAAATACTATATGAAAAGGCATGGAAAAATCATAGCTTACGTAAGCTTAGGAGAAGACAATGAAAACCACATGCCCCAAACATGCATTATAGGAAAGAACAACACTTGGAAAAGCAAAATAATAGATATACGAAAGCCAGAATGCCAGGAAAAAATCTTTAAAAGAATAAAAATACTCTCAAAAGATTACGACGGATTCATGCTCGACACACTGGATTCCTATCAGTTAGTTCTACCCAAAAAAGAATGGAAAAACTATGAAAACGCAGAAGCTGAACTTATCCAAAAAATAAAAGAGCTATACCCTGAGAAAATTCTTATACTAAACAGGCCATTTCGCATATTCTCAAAAGTTAAAAAATTTATTAACGGTGTCGTGGCAGAGTCTCTGTTCTACGGACTGAATAAAAATCACGACTATATCAAAATGCCTGAAAATGGAACCCAATGGTTAATCAATAAATTAACAGGAATAAAAAATTCAGGCATTCCGGTAATAGTTATCGATTATACTGACAACAGAACCGTTGCAATGCAGGATGCTGAAAAAATAGAAAATCTGGAATTTATTCCATGGGTAACTGACAAAAATCTTAAACATATAGGTGAAGGAATTTACCATTTCATACCAAGAAAAATAGCCGTTATTTACGATGAAACGATAGATGATAACCCTGCTCATCAAATGGCACAACTACCGCTTGAATGGCTGGGATACGCACCGGTTCTATTTAAGTACAACTCTAAAAACCTTCCTGAACTTGACGACTCGTACAGAGGCATTCTTATCTGGCTGATGAACGGAATCAAACCTGAAAATAGAAAAACTTTTGAAAATTGGTTATTAAAAGAAATTAAAACAGGAAAAAAAGTCTTTCTTGTAGATCCTTACAATCTGTTTGATTACAACTTTCTAAAAAGATTAGGCATTAAAGCTTTTGACAATAAAGCACCAGTAACAACAGAATTCAAACTTATAAAATCACCTGCGGACTTTGGATTTGAAATAGAAGGTAAGCCCGAGCCCACAGATATACTACTCAAACCATTCAATGGAACCCCCATTGTCAAATATGAAAATCGAGTCGGACAACCGTTCGTTCCAGCTGCTCTTATGAACTGGGGCGGATACGCAAATCAGGATATCCTCATTAAAACTATGCAGGATATAACTTTGTGGGTTTTAAATCCGTTTTCTCTCTTCCAGAAAATTTACGGATATATACCAGCTTATGATGTAACCACGGAGAACGGAAGAAGAATAATGACCGTCCACATAGATGGTGACGGATTTGAAGGGAAGGCAGACTTCCCGCCGTTTAAATTCTCAGGAGAAGTTATAAGAGATGAAATAATTAAAAAATACCCTGTTCCTCACACAGCTTCTGTTATCGTAGGAGTAATAACCGACCTCCACCCAAAACTGTCAAAAAAATTTAAAGAAATAGCGAACAGCATCTTCTCTCTTAAAAACGTAGAACCAGCAAGCCACTCATACTCTCACCCTTTTGACTGGTATGACACTTTAAGAATGTCAGAAGGCTTACCGCCCCAAAATAAAGGTCTTGAATACGGGCACAACTTACCTATCCCAGGATATAAACCGTCGTTAAACAAAGAAATTATCTGGTCAATAAACTATATAAACAGATACTTAACACCGAAAAACAAAAAAGCGAAAGTTTTTCTATGGACAGGAGACTGCGTACCTCCGAAAGAAGCCATAGAGCTAACATACAGGGCAAAAGTTTACAACGTAAACGGTGGAGACACAAGCGCAACATTTAATTCTCCATTTCTCTATCTGATCTCTCCTATGGGAATAAACAAAGGAAAATACTTTCAGGTTTATGCCCCTGTTCAGAATGAAAACATCTATACAAATTTATGGAGAAATTTTGGTGGATACGTAAGGGTTATACAGACATTTAAGCTAACAGATAAACCTCGCAGATTAAAGCCTATAAACCTATACTATCACTGGTATTCGGGACAAAAAATAGCCTCTCTCAAAGCATTAAAAAAAGTATACAAATGGGCTCTTTCCCAAAAACCTATACCCGAATATCTATCAAACTATGCCCAGAAAGTAATGGAATTCAGAGGAGCCGCTTTAGCAAAGCGGAAGGGAAAATGGATTTTCAAAACCGCAGGCGGTTTAAGAACCATTAGAATCCCGGTATCAAAAGGTTATCCTGATATCAAAAATTCTAAAGGTGTTATTGGATACAGAAAAATAAACAACAGTCTGTATATAAATCTTGATAATTCTGGAAATTACGAATTAAAATTCTCAAAAACGGACAAAAATCCTTTTGTAGTCATAGAATCAAATGGTATAGTAACAGACTTTAAAAAAGAAAAAGGAAATTATAAAATTTCTTTTAAGGGATATATTCCCCTTGAAATAACCATACGAGAGGAAGGATGTGATGTTAAATCTTCCGGGAATCCCGAAATTTTCAAAGAAGGAAGCATTATCCGGTTCCGATTCAAAGAAAAGACTGGAAGTATTGAAGCAACTTGCAAAAATTAA
- a CDS encoding tetratricopeptide repeat protein, whose amino-acid sequence MKKIKTFWLYACCILAPSVAFAGNNVYSWQLGTFKNRIQAEKFLENLPEALKKKSFIYTTDSGKITVRFDISKTVKKLKHEKKLLEKYGISGAFIAPMDLNKLKKPSLKKEKRSIYYSIQLGTFQTFKQAADFLNKLPQNIKKEAFIYQTDKGLYTVRLGVSESIKQLKNLSKKLPLLGIKNFFFVPTSIKKIETKTHIRKTKKINNREEILKTSLYIFLGNNNLKKAYKVAKRGTELFPNHKFWWEWLAKISLWLDNQPEALQAYKKLYFDFNEENVFHKTYSLALTLGDDEVAKQLIEEEIKKGHKILFYKDLIAFFQKMGDINEGIKLAEKIYGNNPQLIREAALIYWFYGEKEKALKELQKLKTLGKYNYNDALIEAKIYISDRNFNKALKVLKNNAASVPKNFTDYWQLMGNLAWALGDYETAARSSEVLVNTGKGQDFDYSRIVLFYASKNPEKAMNYALEGYKKTGIEDFMIDFLSLASKLKKWQLIVNTIDSLPEAERKQLLSENYPLSVYVLALSNTGKVEKAKKLMEIELQKRNNKELIEQYIYFLMDNQDIKDLKKAIFTYKKYAKLNPYPFIAAYLYLQNGKEALKLIRKIKIPPSDFSLILTKADILELYGKSEEAEAIRFRLFKKMRKFIKKQGIFKDPDALVSYLRVAMYYEPPEKFEKELQLSQKFLPEKVYKELYYSFLIKSGQTGKVNYVVTRHREEVSKWLQLNLALYKDDRYKMMDLTSNYGPILPIRDRVTALTLEGKPGNALNTAFNELENNPYDEELYKQLRDLNTEYRNYGAVSETFEDRSGLYDMKTILSFKYGRKGNGIYFGIDQSNIKFLNKNDYKDVYDRYVTNLYIEKIFSPESIKFRINIIKNKGLNSGITLSYKTLLHHRTEAKIKVSSATAADESVYLISAGYKRNISISVSYPFLNSLTITSNIEWNKYFSSDREQLGTGINLYEELLYKLRSGYPDFTFKTYMLKTIYSEKNHVNTDVDDMTYYPPADAIPESSFETGIGFEFGYENMYNYVRVWRPFFNINIGYNTVYGWGLSTGGGIGGMLVGKDNLNLGFSYSINPSATGEKILTIQVNYKKWF is encoded by the coding sequence GTGAAAAAAATAAAAACCTTCTGGCTTTATGCCTGCTGTATCCTGGCACCATCAGTGGCTTTCGCCGGGAATAATGTCTATTCATGGCAACTGGGAACATTTAAAAACCGAATTCAGGCAGAAAAATTTCTTGAAAATTTACCCGAGGCATTAAAAAAGAAATCCTTTATCTATACAACAGATTCCGGGAAAATAACCGTCAGATTTGATATATCCAAAACGGTCAAAAAATTAAAACATGAGAAAAAATTACTCGAAAAATACGGAATTTCCGGTGCCTTTATAGCTCCAATGGATCTTAACAAACTGAAAAAACCGTCTTTAAAGAAAGAAAAAAGAAGCATTTATTATTCAATCCAGCTTGGAACATTTCAAACCTTCAAGCAAGCGGCTGATTTCCTTAATAAACTCCCTCAAAACATAAAAAAGGAAGCATTCATATACCAAACCGACAAGGGACTCTACACCGTAAGACTTGGAGTATCGGAATCCATAAAACAACTTAAAAATCTGTCTAAAAAGCTTCCCCTATTAGGAATCAAAAATTTCTTCTTCGTCCCCACATCTATCAAAAAAATTGAAACAAAAACACATATTAGAAAAACAAAAAAAATTAATAACCGGGAAGAGATTTTGAAAACCTCTCTATACATTTTCTTGGGCAATAACAACTTAAAAAAAGCTTACAAAGTCGCTAAAAGAGGAACTGAGCTTTTTCCGAATCACAAATTCTGGTGGGAATGGCTGGCGAAAATTTCCCTCTGGCTTGACAATCAACCGGAAGCACTGCAGGCTTATAAAAAACTATACTTTGATTTTAATGAAGAAAACGTATTTCACAAAACATATTCTCTTGCTCTAACCCTTGGAGATGATGAAGTTGCAAAACAACTTATAGAAGAAGAGATTAAAAAAGGACATAAAATTTTATTTTACAAAGACCTGATTGCCTTCTTCCAGAAAATGGGAGATATTAACGAAGGGATAAAACTTGCAGAGAAGATTTACGGCAACAATCCGCAACTGATAAGAGAAGCCGCTCTTATCTACTGGTTCTACGGAGAAAAGGAAAAAGCACTGAAAGAACTACAAAAACTTAAAACACTTGGAAAATACAACTATAATGATGCTCTGATAGAGGCAAAAATTTACATTTCCGATCGAAACTTTAATAAGGCGCTAAAAGTTTTAAAAAATAATGCTGCGTCTGTTCCTAAAAACTTCACAGACTACTGGCAACTTATGGGAAACCTCGCATGGGCATTGGGAGACTATGAAACGGCTGCCAGATCATCAGAAGTTTTGGTTAATACGGGAAAAGGACAGGACTTTGATTACTCAAGAATCGTCCTTTTCTACGCTTCAAAAAACCCTGAAAAAGCCATGAATTATGCACTGGAGGGATACAAAAAAACTGGAATAGAAGACTTCATGATAGACTTTTTAAGCCTTGCAAGTAAACTTAAAAAATGGCAACTGATTGTAAACACAATAGATTCCCTTCCGGAAGCTGAACGCAAGCAACTACTATCTGAAAACTATCCACTATCAGTATATGTTCTTGCTCTTTCAAATACAGGAAAGGTAGAAAAAGCTAAAAAATTGATGGAGATAGAACTCCAAAAACGCAACAACAAAGAGCTTATAGAACAGTATATCTACTTTTTGATGGATAACCAGGACATAAAAGACCTTAAAAAAGCTATCTTTACCTACAAAAAATATGCAAAACTCAACCCTTATCCTTTTATAGCAGCTTATCTATACCTGCAAAATGGCAAAGAGGCGTTAAAACTCATAAGGAAAATAAAAATTCCACCTTCCGATTTTTCTTTAATTTTAACAAAAGCCGACATTCTGGAACTTTACGGCAAATCTGAGGAAGCCGAAGCTATCAGGTTTAGATTATTTAAAAAAATGAGAAAATTTATCAAAAAACAAGGAATCTTCAAAGATCCAGATGCCCTGGTATCCTACCTTCGGGTTGCAATGTATTACGAACCACCGGAAAAATTTGAAAAAGAACTTCAGTTATCTCAAAAATTTCTGCCTGAAAAGGTCTATAAAGAACTTTACTACTCCTTTTTAATAAAATCTGGCCAGACCGGCAAGGTAAACTACGTAGTAACCAGACATCGGGAAGAAGTATCAAAATGGCTTCAACTAAACCTGGCACTTTACAAAGATGACCGCTACAAGATGATGGATTTAACATCTAACTACGGCCCAATACTACCTATAAGAGACAGAGTAACTGCCCTAACCCTTGAAGGAAAACCGGGAAACGCTCTGAATACCGCTTTTAACGAACTGGAAAACAACCCTTACGATGAAGAACTCTATAAACAGTTAAGAGATCTAAACACAGAATACAGAAACTACGGAGCTGTATCAGAAACATTTGAAGACCGCTCAGGACTCTATGACATGAAAACCATCCTATCATTTAAATACGGAAGAAAGGGAAATGGAATATATTTTGGCATTGATCAATCAAACATAAAATTTTTAAACAAAAATGACTATAAAGACGTATACGACAGATATGTCACAAACTTATACATAGAAAAAATCTTTTCACCAGAAAGCATAAAATTCAGGATTAACATCATTAAAAATAAAGGTTTAAATTCTGGAATAACCTTAAGTTACAAAACGCTTCTCCATCATAGAACAGAAGCAAAAATAAAAGTTTCATCGGCAACCGCAGCCGATGAATCAGTATATCTCATATCTGCCGGCTACAAAAGAAATATAAGTATTTCCGTTTCATATCCCTTCTTAAATTCTCTAACCATAACATCTAATATTGAATGGAACAAATACTTTTCATCTGACAGGGAACAACTTGGAACAGGAATCAACCTTTACGAAGAACTACTATACAAATTAAGATCAGGATACCCCGACTTCACATTTAAAACATACATGTTAAAGACAATTTACAGCGAGAAAAATCATGTAAATACAGATGTTGACGATATGACTTACTATCCACCGGCAGATGCTATCCCCGAAAGCTCTTTTGAGACGGGAATCGGATTTGAGTTTGGCTATGAAAATATGTATAAC
- the pelG gene encoding exopolysaccharide Pel transporter PelG, producing the protein MAGIAFELKKILKENKLTSLFFAFTYSTSLSAGPWIISIISIIIAGMVAERTTASHEMVRQYQIVITYITAFSLILSGAFQLLFTRYVADRLFEKEHEQILPNFMGVLLLNMFIGLTFGVFFSLFTSLKEIYQQMPWFVILFILSLTLMTGFWIINTLLTSFKSYKYILLSFILGFGLMIITAPYFGKFGLSGLMLSYFCGVSIIFLMLIGYIFKHYSSEKLIEFDFLNRDRVYISLAFVGLFYNVAIWADKFVFWFSNITGESVIGPFRASIVYDVPIFLAYLAIAPGMGIFFLKLESEFAEHYDRYYAAVREGETLDRIYELGHELVVAVRTLIQEVFRIQAIAVILIFLMEIVIFKFFHLSLLYLPLFNVLLLGTYLQLVIMVILSVLFYFDLRTYALYTTLTFAIFNFLLSKISIIAGPFFYGYGFFLSLIISFLVGIFLLRRFLNEIHYRTFMLI; encoded by the coding sequence ATGGCAGGAATAGCATTTGAACTTAAAAAAATATTAAAAGAAAATAAACTGACATCGTTATTTTTTGCATTTACATATTCAACCTCTCTTAGTGCCGGACCGTGGATAATATCTATTATAAGTATAATAATAGCAGGTATGGTTGCCGAAAGAACAACAGCCTCCCACGAAATGGTTAGGCAATATCAGATAGTTATAACTTATATAACCGCCTTTAGTCTCATACTGTCTGGCGCTTTTCAACTACTATTTACAAGATACGTGGCGGATAGGCTATTTGAAAAAGAACACGAACAAATCCTTCCCAACTTTATGGGAGTTCTCCTTTTAAATATGTTTATAGGCCTTACATTTGGCGTTTTCTTTAGTCTGTTTACATCACTAAAAGAAATCTACCAACAAATGCCGTGGTTTGTCATTCTTTTCATCTTATCTCTGACTCTTATGACAGGTTTCTGGATAATAAACACACTGCTTACCTCTTTCAAAAGTTACAAATACATTCTTCTATCCTTCATCTTAGGATTTGGACTGATGATAATAACCGCTCCCTACTTTGGAAAATTTGGACTGAGCGGATTAATGCTCTCATATTTTTGCGGTGTAAGCATAATATTCTTAATGTTAATAGGATACATCTTTAAACATTATTCTTCTGAAAAACTTATAGAATTTGACTTTCTCAACCGAGACAGAGTCTATATATCTCTCGCATTTGTAGGACTCTTTTACAACGTAGCAATATGGGCTGACAAATTCGTGTTCTGGTTTTCAAACATAACAGGAGAATCGGTCATCGGACCTTTCAGAGCATCTATTGTTTACGATGTCCCAATATTCCTTGCTTATTTAGCAATAGCTCCGGGAATGGGTATATTCTTTTTAAAACTTGAAAGCGAATTCGCCGAGCACTATGACAGATACTACGCTGCCGTAAGGGAAGGAGAAACATTAGACAGAATATACGAATTAGGGCACGAACTTGTTGTAGCCGTCAGAACACTAATACAGGAAGTCTTCAGAATACAGGCAATTGCCGTTATTCTGATTTTTCTAATGGAAATAGTTATCTTTAAATTTTTTCACCTTTCTTTACTATATTTGCCCCTATTTAATGTTCTCCTTCTGGGAACATACCTCCAGCTCGTAATAATGGTAATCCTTTCCGTCCTTTTTTACTTCGATCTAAGAACTTACGCACTCTACACAACACTTACATTTGCTATTTTCAACTTCCTGTTATCAAAGATAAGCATAATAGCCGGACCATTTTTCTACGGTTACGGTTTCTTCTTATCGCTTATCATAAGCTTCCTTGTAGGTATATTTTTGCTCAGGAGGTTCTTGAATGAAATTCATTACAGGACTTTTATGCTTATTTAG